A genomic window from Nicotiana sylvestris chromosome 11, ASM39365v2, whole genome shotgun sequence includes:
- the LOC138882387 gene encoding chitinase 2-like: protein MEFSKILISICAFQALVLFLSPIHATPGNSNIFREYIGAEFKNVKFTDVPIHSNVEFHFILSFAIDYTPSASPTNGQFNIFWDTDNLTPSSVSSIKTQHSNVKVALSLGGDSVGGSSAYFNPSSVDSWVSNAVSSLSDIIKQYNLDGIDIDYEHFQADPDTFTECIGRLITTLKNNGVISFASIAPFDDDEVQSHYQALWKSYGHIIDYVNFQFYAYDEGTTVSQFMNYFATQRSNYEGGKMLASFSTDGSGGLSPDNGFFTACSKLKSKGELAGIFVWSADDSKSNGFKYEKQSQALLAISH, encoded by the coding sequence ATGGAGTTCTCCAAAATTTTAATTTCAATTTGTGCTTTTCAAGCCTTAGTACTTTTTCTCTCACCAATTCATGCAACACCTGGAAATTCCAACATATTCAGGGAATACATTGGAGCAGAGTTCAAGAATGTCAAGTTTACTGATGTCCCCATTCACTCTAACGTCGAATTTCACTTCATTCTCTCCTTTGCCATTGACTACACTCCTTCTGCATCTCCCACCAATGGTCAATTCAACATTTTTTGGGACACAGATAATCTTACCCCTTCTTCTGTTTCATCCATCAAAACCCAACACTCGAATGTTAAAGTAGCATTGAGTTTAGGAGGAGACAGTGTTGGAGGAAGTAGCGCCTATTTCAACCCTTCTTCTGTTGATTCTTGGGTTTCAAATGCAGTCTCTTCTCTTAGTGATATAATTAAGCAATACAATTTGGATGGGATAGATATCGACTATGAACATTTTCAAGCTGATCCTGATACATTTACAGAGTGCATAGGCAGACTTATTACAACACTCAAGAATAATGGAGTCATTTCCTTTGCCTCAATAGCTCCATTTGATGATGATGAAGTTCAAAGTCATTATCAGGCGCTATGGAAAAGCTACGGTCACATTATAGACTATGTTAATTTCCAATTTTACGCGTATGATGAGGGAACTACTGTGTCTCAATTCATGAACTATTTTGCTACACAAAGATCCAATTATGAAGGGGGAAAGATGTTGGCTAGTTTCAGCACTGATGGGAGTGGGGGATTATCTCCAGATAATGGATTTTTCACAGCGTGTAGTAAGCTGAAAAGTAAAGGAGAGTTGGCTGGGATATTTGTGTGGAGTGCTGATGATTCTAAATCTAATGGTTTCAAATATGAGAAACAATCACAAGCATTGTTGGCCATATCCCACTAA